In the genome of Dyadobacter fermentans DSM 18053, the window TGCGGGAACATCCTGTCCTATAAAAAGGTTGTACAAAATGAGTGGCCCGCCGTTTAAGACTCTGACGCTCATTTTCATTTACGGCTAATGCGTATTACTTTTGCGGGAAATTACCACGAACTATCTTTTAAGTATAAATCAGTTATGCTCTCTATTAATGACTTGCGTGCCTCCATTGAAGGTAAGGAAATATTAAAAGGCATCAATCTGGAAGTCAAGCCGGGTGAAGTGCATGCGATTATGGGGCCCAATGGTTCCGGTAAAAGTACTTTGGCATCGGTATTGGCAGGAAGAGAAGAGTACGAGGTTACTGGCGGAAATGTAGTTTTTGAAGGAAAAGAGCTTCTTGAACTGGCTCCTGAGGAAAGAGCTGCGGAAGGGATTTTCCTGGCATTCCAATATCCGGTCGAGATCCCGGGCGTGACAACCATCAACTTCCTGAAAACGGCGGTAAACGAAATCCGTAAATATAAAGGTGAAGCTCCGCTGGACGCTGCGCAGTTCCTGAAAATGGTGCGTGAAAAGGCGAAACTGGTGAGTATGAACGATTCGCTGCTGAAACGTGCATTGAACGAAGGCTTCTCGGGCGGTGAGAAAAAACGCAACGAGGTGTTTCAGATGGCAGTGCTCGAACCGAAGCTGGCAATCCTGGATGAAACGGATTCCGGCTTGGATATCGATGCATTGCGCATTGTAGCTGAGGGTGTTAACTCGCTCCGCTCACCGGAACGTTCGACGATCGTCGTGACCCACTACCAGCGCTTGCTGGATTACATCGTGCCGGATTATGTGCACGTTTTGTACAAAGGCCGCATCGTAAAATCGGGTCCGAAGGAACTTGCCCTCGAATTGGAAGAAAAAGGTTACGACTGGATCAAGGCGGAAGTAGAAGCGGTAGGTTAAGCAAAGGGAACATCATCCATTTCAACTTAACCCAACACAGCACCATACCCAAATATCGATGAGTAACGAGACAATAGATTTAAAAACCAGGCTGATCACGGATTTTCATGCCCGTGAAGCGGTTCTGAATGGCGAGGCTTCTTCGGAGTTTCACCAGAAAAAACGCGAAGGCCTGGCCCGTTTTGAGAAATTAGGCTTCCCGTCTATCAAGCACGAGGAATGGAAATATAGCAATGTAAGGGACCTGATCAGTGTTTCTTACGATTTCAATGCAGAGAGCTCGATCGGCTTGGCCGAGCTGGAAGATCTGAAAGTGCCCGCACAGGAGGCTAATATCCTGTATTTTGTAAATGGCCGTTACGACGCAAGTTTGTCGACGATCATTTCGCCGGTTGAGAAAATCACCATCAGCTCGCTTGCCGAGGCATATAAGAATGATCCTGCCAAAGTCGCTTCGTTTTTCAATGAACTGACCAAAGACGCGGAAGATGCATTTACCGCATTGAACACGGCATTCACGCAGGACGGCGTATTCATCCATATTCCCGACAATCAGTCGGTAGAGCATCCGATCATCCTCCGCTTCGTGAGCGATGCGCGCGAGCAGCATGTGGGTAGCCAGCCCAGAAATATCATTTGGGTGGGTAAAAATGCGCACGTGAAAATGGCAGAGGCGTTCCGCACACTGGGCGATCAGCGATCGTTCACCAACGCAGTAACCGAAATTCACGTAGCCGAAGAAGCCAACGTACAATACTATAAAGTACAGAACGAGAGCGAGAATGCTTACCACATCGGCACCACGCAGGTGCGTATGCTGGACCGCTCGCATTTCTACGCAGGCACCGTAACGCTGAACGGCAAATTCACCCGCAACAACCTGAACATCGTGCTCGACGGCGAGCATTGCGATGCGCATATGTACGGTTTGTACTTTCCGGATGGTTCGCAGCACGTTGATAACCACACCGTTGCCGATCACCAGAAGCCAAACTCGGAAAGTAACGAGCTGTATAAAGGTATCCTGCGCGACAAATCGAAGGGCGTTTTCAACGGTAAAATCTTCGTTCGTCCGGACGCACAAAAAACCAATGCATTCCAGTCTTGCAAAAACATCGTTTTGTCTCCCGACGCGACCATGAATACCAAACCGCAGCTGGAAATCTTCGCCGACGACGTGAAATGTTCGCACGGTACAACCACCGGGCAAATCGACGAGGAAGCATTGTTTTACATGCGCTCACGCGGGATTTCGCAACCGGAAGCGATGTCACTGCTGATGTTCGCATTCTGCGCCGATGTGGTTTCACAGATCAAGATCGACTCGATCCGGGAATATCTTGAAAACGTGATCACGCAAAAGCTGGCATCAAAATAGCATTCAGTGGGTCTTAGGGCCCGGATTAATACATTTCCTGGTACCCAACCGCCATTTTTGGGGTTGGGTATTTTTCTTAAATGACGAATCACAATGAGCCACAATCTTGATATCGCATCCATCCGCAAAGACTTCCCGATTTTGAACGAAGTCGTGAACGGCAAACAGCTCGTCTATTTCGATAATGCGGCAACGACCCAGAAGCCGCGCCTGGTGCTAGACGCGCTGTCGGGTTACTATGAGCATTACAATGCCAATATCCACCGCGGCATTCACCATCTGGCCGAAAAAGCGACGTCGGCATTCGAGCAGTCGCGGAAGCGCTTGCAAGCGTTTTTGAATGCGGAACATTCGGAGGAAATCATTTTCACTTACGGAACCACCGACGGCATCAACCTCGTAGCATCAGCTTATGGCCGAAAATTCCTGAAAGAAGGCGACGAAGTGATCATTTCCACGATGGAGCACCATTCCAACATCGTGCCCTGGCAAATGCTTTGCGAAGAGAAGGGATGCATTTTGAAAGTGATCCCGATCAACGACGAAGGGGAGCTTTTGATGGACGAATACGAGAAGCTGCTTACCGAACGGACCAAATTCGTATCCGTCGTGCATGTTTCGAATGCATTGGGCACCATTAACCCGATCAAAGAGATTATTGCCAAAGCCCACGCGGTAGGCGCGAAAGTCCTCATCGACGGCGCACAAGCGAGCTCACACATTGAAATCGACGTGCAGGACCTGGATTGCGACTTTTATTCGCTATCCCTGCACAAAATATACGGCCCGACCGGCATGGGTATCCTCTACGGCAAAAGCGATTTGCTGAATGCGATGCCTCCCTACCGCGGCGGTGGCGAGATGATCAAAGAAGTGACTTTCGCCAAAACGACTTACAACGAGCTGCCATATAAATTCGAGGCCGGTACGCCTAACATCGCCGATGTGGTGGCTGCCAAGTTTGCACTGGATTATGTGGATGCCCTCGGTAAAGCTAATATCGCTGCTTACGAGCATGAACTGCTAGCATATGCAACGGAAGCCGTAAAGGAAATCGAAGGGTTGAGAATTATCGGCCAGGCGAAAGAGAAAGTGAGCGTGTTATCGTTCGTGATCGACGGCATTCACCACCAGGACATCGGCGTGCTGCTCGACCAGCAAGGCATTGCCGTTCGTACCGGTCACCACTGTACACAGCCATTGATGAACCGCTTCGGCATCACCGGAACCTCACGCGCATCGTTTGCTGTTTACAACACAACCGAGGAAATCGACAGGCTCATTCAAGGCCTGCATAAGGTGAAGCGGATGTTGGGATAATTTTTTAAATTACTGGCATTGTTTCACTTTAAACTATGTGCACATTATGGAAAACACAGTTCAGGAGGCCAGGCGGTATTTAAGCAACGCAAGAGAGATACTTAGTGAGAAGGCAAAAAAGAATGGTATTTATTACAATGATATTAAGTACGTCAAGCTCGCCGGCCGCGCTGCGTATTCAGGAGTGTTAGTTGCGCTAGACGGCTTACTGGGAAAGAAAGATACGCGTAAGAGTGTGGAGTGGTATCAGGAAAAATTAGGTAAAGTGGACAAAAAGGCGCTGACCGCTTTCAACTCAGCATACAAAATTCTGCATTTGTCAATGGCTTACGACGGCATTGAGCTTGTAAGTGTCTCAAAAGACGGCTTAAAGCAGGCAGAGGCTTTGATCAATTGGGTTGAAACCCGCACGGCGGCGGCTTGATTTGGTGCATTGCTATTCAATGGTAAACACTGACCTTGGAGTATCTTAATATTTTACATTTTAACTATTCACGCATTATGAAAGACAATTTAAAAGAAGCGAGAAGATACCTCAACAATGCCAAAGAAATGTTAAGCCAGAAGGCTAAGAAGGAAGGCAAGTTTTATCAGGATAAGAAATATATCAGGTTGGCCGGACATGCAGCTTATTCCGGTGTTTTGATAGCATTGGATAATGTTCTTGGAAATAAGGACAGTGGCAGGAAAAGCGTCGATTGGTATAAATCAGAACTAGCTAAACTGGATAAAAAAGCACTGACTGCATTCAATGGTGCTTATGAAACTTTGCACCTGGCCATGAGCTACGATGGAAACATCGTTGCGAATGTTTCAAAATCTGGAATTGAACTGGCTGATTCCATTATCACCTGGGCAGAAACCCGCACGGCAGCAGCTTAAATCGAATTTTACAATGACCATAAACGAAATACAAGACGAACTAATTTCGGATTTTGAATTGTTTGATGATTGGGAAAGCAAGTATGAGTTCATTATCGACCTCGGAAAGCAGTTTCCCCCTCTTGAAGAACAATACAAAACGGAGGAAAATATTATCAAGGGATGCCAGTCGAGGGTATGGCTGAATGCTTACATGGACGGCGACCTGCTGAAATTTGAAGCCGATAGCGACGCGATCATCGTGCGCGGGCTGGTGAGCATGCTGGTGAAGGTGCTGTCGGGACATACGCCCGAGGAAATTGCCAAAGCCGACGTGTATTTTATGGAAAGAGTAGGCCTGCACCAGCATTTGGCACAAACCCGATCCAATGGATTGGCGGCGATGCTGAAACAAATGAAGGCATACGGCTTCGCTTTCCAGGCCAAATCAGTGAATGCATAACACTTATTATAACCTTGCGATGTCAGAGGAAGATTTGAAAGAAGAAGTGATCCGGGCCATTAAAACAGTTTACGACCCCGAAATACCGGTCGATGTTTATGAGCTCGGTTTGATATATGATCTGAAAGTGTTTCCGATCAATAATGTATTCGTGTCGATGACGCTGACGTCGCCCTCGTGCCCCTCGGCAGGAACGCTGCCCGGTGAAGTGGAGCAGAAAATCCGCGAGGTGGAAGGCGTGAACGACGTAAGCGTAGAGCTGACGTTCGATCCGCCATACTCGACCGAAATGATGTCCGAAGAGGCGAAACTCGAATTAGGGTTTATGTAGGTACTTCGGCTGTCAGCTATCGGCCGTCGGCATTATCTAAAGATGCCTGTGCCGAAGTAATATAAAAAGCCGAAAGCCGAAGTTATACAAAAGGCCGACAGCCGACTGCCGAAAGCCGAAGTAACAAATTTGTACCAACAACTTTTAAACATTACAATATATGTATCCACCACAATTAGTGGCTCCAATGAAAGCCGAACTGACAAATGCCGGTTTTCAGGATCTGACTTCTGCTGAGGAAGTCGACAACTTCATGAAAAACTCCAAAGGAACTGCTTTGGTTGTGATCAATTCAGTGTGTGGCTGTGCGGCTGGTGCGGCACGTCCGGGCGTAAGGGCGGCGTTGGCCGGCAGCGAAGTGAAGCCAGATCACCTGGCGACTGTTTTCGCCGGTGCCGACCTCGAAGCAACTGCCCGCATGCGTGAATACACATTGCCTTATCCTCCGTCGTCACCGGCCGTTGCGCTGTTTAAAGACGGAGAATTGATCCATTTCGTGGAGCGTCACCACATCGAAGGCCGCTCGGCCCAGATGATCGCCCAGCATTTGCAAATGGCTTTCGAAGAATTCTGCACAGAAGAGCAGGCATAATTCGCGACTTTTTTAATGACTTGACGGCTACTTTCGATTACATTTGAAAGTAGCCGTCTGTTTTCAATACCTGCCGATATGAGAGGACATCGTTTCACGAAATACATTCCGCCCGAGCAAGGGGCGAACAGCAAGTTCGACCAGCTTTTTGATATTTTCCAACAGCTGCTCCTGATGACGTCCGGCGATGTTACGGAGGCCATGTCGTGGCTTAGCCAGCTCGACCGCCAGTATAACCTGACGAACGATTCGTACGGGATCGGCGATTTTTTCGAGGACCTCAAAAAGAAAGGCTACGTTACCGAGGAGAAACAGGACGGCGAAGGCAGGCTGATTATGACGCCCAAAGCCGAGAAAAGCATTCGCAAGAGTGCCCTGGACGAGATTTTCGGTAAGCTGAAAAGGTCCAAATCAGGCGGCAATCACCACACACCACACCTGGGCACCGGCGACGAGCTTACCAGCGACATCCGCGATTTCCAGTTTGGCGATACGCTCGACCAGATTTCAATGACCGAGTCGATTAAGAATGCGCAGGTAAATCACGGGATCGGTGATTTTATGCTCATGGAAAACGACCTGGAAGTGGTGGAACGCGAGCAGAAAACCACTACGGCGACCGTCGTGATGATCGACATCAGCCATTCGATGATCCTGTACGGCGAGGACCGCATTACGCCTGCTAAAAAGGTAGCGCTCGCACTGGCAGAGTTGATTCGCACGAAATACCCGAAAGACTCGCTGGATATCATCGTGTTCGGCAATGATGCCTGGCAAATCCAGTTGAAAGACCTCCCTTACCTCGAAGTAGGACCTTACCACACCAACACCGTGGCCGGCCTCGAACTGGCGATGGACAT includes:
- the sufC gene encoding Fe-S cluster assembly ATPase SufC; translated protein: MLSINDLRASIEGKEILKGINLEVKPGEVHAIMGPNGSGKSTLASVLAGREEYEVTGGNVVFEGKELLELAPEERAAEGIFLAFQYPVEIPGVTTINFLKTAVNEIRKYKGEAPLDAAQFLKMVREKAKLVSMNDSLLKRALNEGFSGGEKKRNEVFQMAVLEPKLAILDETDSGLDIDALRIVAEGVNSLRSPERSTIVVTHYQRLLDYIVPDYVHVLYKGRIVKSGPKELALELEEKGYDWIKAEVEAVG
- the sufD gene encoding Fe-S cluster assembly protein SufD, coding for MSNETIDLKTRLITDFHAREAVLNGEASSEFHQKKREGLARFEKLGFPSIKHEEWKYSNVRDLISVSYDFNAESSIGLAELEDLKVPAQEANILYFVNGRYDASLSTIISPVEKITISSLAEAYKNDPAKVASFFNELTKDAEDAFTALNTAFTQDGVFIHIPDNQSVEHPIILRFVSDAREQHVGSQPRNIIWVGKNAHVKMAEAFRTLGDQRSFTNAVTEIHVAEEANVQYYKVQNESENAYHIGTTQVRMLDRSHFYAGTVTLNGKFTRNNLNIVLDGEHCDAHMYGLYFPDGSQHVDNHTVADHQKPNSESNELYKGILRDKSKGVFNGKIFVRPDAQKTNAFQSCKNIVLSPDATMNTKPQLEIFADDVKCSHGTTTGQIDEEALFYMRSRGISQPEAMSLLMFAFCADVVSQIKIDSIREYLENVITQKLASK
- a CDS encoding cysteine desulfurase, producing the protein MSHNLDIASIRKDFPILNEVVNGKQLVYFDNAATTQKPRLVLDALSGYYEHYNANIHRGIHHLAEKATSAFEQSRKRLQAFLNAEHSEEIIFTYGTTDGINLVASAYGRKFLKEGDEVIISTMEHHSNIVPWQMLCEEKGCILKVIPINDEGELLMDEYEKLLTERTKFVSVVHVSNALGTINPIKEIIAKAHAVGAKVLIDGAQASSHIEIDVQDLDCDFYSLSLHKIYGPTGMGILYGKSDLLNAMPPYRGGGEMIKEVTFAKTTYNELPYKFEAGTPNIADVVAAKFALDYVDALGKANIAAYEHELLAYATEAVKEIEGLRIIGQAKEKVSVLSFVIDGIHHQDIGVLLDQQGIAVRTGHHCTQPLMNRFGITGTSRASFAVYNTTEEIDRLIQGLHKVKRMLG
- a CDS encoding DUF5618 family protein; its protein translation is MENTVQEARRYLSNAREILSEKAKKNGIYYNDIKYVKLAGRAAYSGVLVALDGLLGKKDTRKSVEWYQEKLGKVDKKALTAFNSAYKILHLSMAYDGIELVSVSKDGLKQAEALINWVETRTAAA
- a CDS encoding DUF5618 family protein, with the translated sequence MKDNLKEARRYLNNAKEMLSQKAKKEGKFYQDKKYIRLAGHAAYSGVLIALDNVLGNKDSGRKSVDWYKSELAKLDKKALTAFNGAYETLHLAMSYDGNIVANVSKSGIELADSIITWAETRTAAA
- a CDS encoding SufE family protein, which encodes MTINEIQDELISDFELFDDWESKYEFIIDLGKQFPPLEEQYKTEENIIKGCQSRVWLNAYMDGDLLKFEADSDAIIVRGLVSMLVKVLSGHTPEEIAKADVYFMERVGLHQHLAQTRSNGLAAMLKQMKAYGFAFQAKSVNA
- a CDS encoding SUF system Fe-S cluster assembly protein, whose amino-acid sequence is MSEEDLKEEVIRAIKTVYDPEIPVDVYELGLIYDLKVFPINNVFVSMTLTSPSCPSAGTLPGEVEQKIREVEGVNDVSVELTFDPPYSTEMMSEEAKLELGFM
- a CDS encoding BrxA/BrxB family bacilliredoxin, giving the protein MKAELTNAGFQDLTSAEEVDNFMKNSKGTALVVINSVCGCAAGAARPGVRAALAGSEVKPDHLATVFAGADLEATARMREYTLPYPPSSPAVALFKDGELIHFVERHHIEGRSAQMIAQHLQMAFEEFCTEEQA
- a CDS encoding vWA domain-containing protein, translating into MRGHRFTKYIPPEQGANSKFDQLFDIFQQLLLMTSGDVTEAMSWLSQLDRQYNLTNDSYGIGDFFEDLKKKGYVTEEKQDGEGRLIMTPKAEKSIRKSALDEIFGKLKRSKSGGNHHTPHLGTGDELTSDIRDFQFGDTLDQISMTESIKNAQVNHGIGDFMLMENDLEVVEREQKTTTATVVMIDISHSMILYGEDRITPAKKVALALAELIRTKYPKDSLDIIVFGNDAWQIQLKDLPYLEVGPYHTNTVAGLELAMDILRRKKTRNKQIFMITDGKPTCLKEGIRYYKNSFGLDRKIINKTLTLAAQCRRLDIPVTTFMIATDPYLKQFVQNFTQVNNGRAYYSNLQGLGGFVLEDFQRNRRKNVK